From Micromonospora echinospora:
GCGGTCGCGCTCGTGCTCTTCGTGCTCATCGCGTTGATGTCGGCGATCAACTACCTGCTCGCCCGCCGCATCAGCTCCGACAAGTGAGGTGACGAGATGACGACCACCGCGGTCCGCCCGCCCACCCGGCACAGCGCGCCGGTGAAGACCACCCACCGGGCCGAGCGGCTCTGGAAGGCCAGCCCGCTCACCATGATCGGCCTGATCTTCGGCGTGCTGCTCTCCCTGTTCCCGTTCTACTGGATGATCGTGATCGCCAGCCGGACGAACGACGCGGCCAACTCCTGGCCGCCGCCGTTCCTGCCCGGCGGCAAGCTCGGCGAGAACATCGAGCGGGTGCTCGCCAACAGCGACGCCAACATCCTCAAGGGCCTGATGAACTCGTTCCTGGTCTCCGGGACGATCACCGTCGCGACGGTGTTCTTCGGCTCGCTGGCCGGCTTCGCGTTCGCGAAGCTGCGCTTCCGGGGCAAGAACGCACTGCTGCTGATCATCCTCACCTCGATGATGGTGCCGATCCAGCTCGGCGTGCTGCCGCTGTACATCCTGATGGCCAAGCTCGACTGGCTGAACACCATGCCGTCGGTGACCGTTCCGTTCCTGATCGGCGGCTTCGGGATCTTCATGATGCGCCAGTACGCCGAACAGGCGGTACCGAACGAGTTGATCGAGGCTGCTCGGGTGGACGGCTGTTCCACCTGGCGGGTGTACTGGCACGTGGTGGCGCCCGCGCTGCGTCCGGCCGCCGCGGTGCTGGGTCTGCTGACCTTCATGGAGCAGTGGAACCAGTTCTTCTGGCCGTTCGTGGTGCTGGCCGACCCGTCCAACCCGACCGTCCAGATCTCGCTGCGCAGCCTCAACACCGCCTACTTCGCCGACAACTCGCAGATCTTCGCCGGTACGTTGATCGCGACCCTGCCCCTGTTCGTCGTGTTCGTTCTGTTCGGCCGCCAGATCATCGGCGGCATCATGGAAGGCGCCGTCAAGTCGTGAGCAACCCAGCAAGCCCGCCCGCCGTCGGTCTCCTCGACGCCGGTCCGGCCCTCACCTTCCCGCCCGACTTCCTCTGGGGCGCGGCCACCGCCGCGTACCAGATCGAGGGCGCGGCGGCGGAGGGTGGCCGTGCGCCGTCGATCTGGGACACCTTCAGCCACACCGAGGGGCGGACGGTGGCCGGGCACACCGGCGACGTGGCGTGCGACCACTACCACCGGATGCCGGACGACGTGCGGCTGATGGCCGACCTGGGCCTGCGGTCGTACCGCTTCTCGGTGAGCTGGCCGCGGGTGCAGCCGGGCGGCACGGGCGGCGTCAACCAGGAGGGCATGGACTTCTACCGCCGCCTGATCGACGAACTGCTCGGCCACGGCATCGAGCCCTGGCTGACGCTCTACCACTGGGACCTGCCGCAGCCGCTGGAGGACGCGGGCGGCTGGCCGGCCCGGGACACCGCCGGCCGGTTCGCCGAGTACGCGCACCTGGTCGCCGAGGCCCTCGGCGACCGGGTGAAGTACTTCACCACGCTGAACGAGCCGTGGTGCTCGGCGTTCCTCGGCTACGGCTCCGGCGTGCACGCGCCGGGCCGCTCCGACGGCGCGGACGCGCTGCGGGCCGGGCACCACCTGATGCTCGGTCACGGCCTGGCCGTGCAGGCGGTCCGCGCGGTCCGTCCGGACACGCAGCTCGGCATCACCGTCAACCTGTACCCGGTCACCCCGGCGACCGGCTCGGAGGCGGACGCCGACGCGGCCCGCCGGATCGACGCGCTGGCCAACCGGTTCTTCCTCGACCCGGTGCTGCGTGGCGCGTACCCCGCGGACCTCGTCGCCGACGTGCGCGGGCTCACCGACATGGGGCACGTGCGCGACGGTGACCTGGCGACCATCGCCACGCCGCTGGACATGGTCGGGATCAACTACTACAGCCGGCACGTGGTCGCCGCGCCGGTCGAGGGCGCGGAGCCGGAGCCCTACTGGCGGGCGCCGTCCTGCTGGCCGGCCAGCGAGGATGTCCGGTTCGTCACCCGGGGTGTCCCGGTGACGGACATGAACTGGGAGATCGACGCCCCGGGCCTGGTGGAGACGCTGGAGCGGGTCCACCGGGAGTACACGGACCTGCCGCTCTACGTCACAGAGAACGGCTCGGCGTTCGTCGACGAGCTGGTCGACGGCCGGGTGGACGACCCGGACCGGCTGGCCTACTTCGCCGCGCACCTGCGCGCGGCGCACGCCGCGATCGAGGCCGGCGTGCCGCTCAAGGGCTACTTCGCCTGGTCGCTGATGGACAACTTCGAGTGGGCCTGGGGCTACACGAAGCGGTTCGGCATGGTCTATGTCGACTACGACAGCCAGGCCCGGATCGTGAAGTCCAGCGCCAGGTGGTACGCCGACGTGATCCGACGCAACGGACTGCCCGCACAATAAGCTGGGCCAGCCAGTAACGGGCGGCCCGGCGCCGACGCCTCAATCGGTGCCGGGTCCGCCCGACCGTCGGAGGAGCAACAGACGATGACAACGCAGCGCACCCGCTCGCTCGGGCGTCCGACCCTCGACGCGGTCGCGGCTCGCGCCGGCGTCGGGCGCGGCACGGTCTCCCGCGTGGTCAACGGCTCGCCGCAGGTCAGCCCGGAGGCCCGGGCCGCCGTCCAGCAGGCCATCGCCGAGCTGGGGTACGTGCCGAACCGCGCCGCCCGTGCGCTGGTCACCCAGCGGACCGACTCGGTGGCCCTTGTCGTCTCCGAGTCGGGCGAGCGGGTCTTCACCGAGCCGTTCTTCGCGGCGATCGTCCGGGGCGTCAGCTCCGGGCTGGTGGAGACGCCGATGCAGCTCTGGCTGGCCATGGTGCAGTCGCCGATCGAGCGGGAACGGGTCGAGCACCACCTGACCAACCAGCACGTGGACGGCGTGCTCCTGCTCTCGCTGCACGACGCCGACCCGCTGCCCACGCTGCTGGAGGAGCGCGGCCTGCCGACGGTGCTCGGCGGCCGGCCGGCGCGGATGCTGCACCCGAACGCGCAGCCGGCGTGGTTCGTCGACATGGACAACGTCGGCGGCGCGCGGCAGGCGGTGGAGCACCTGTTCCGCAATGGGCGACGGCGGGTCGCCACCATCGCCGGCCCGCAGGACATGGGCGCCGGCCTGGCCCGGCTCTCCGGCTACCAGGAGGCCGTCCGCGCCGCGGGCGGCCGGGTCGACCCGGGCCTGATCGCGTTCGGGGACTTCAGCGAGGGCAGCGGCACCGCGGCGATGCGCCGGCTGCTGGACGTCTGCCCGGAACTGGACGCGGTGTTCGTCGCCTCCGACCTGATGGCGTTCGGCGCGTTGCGCGCGCTGCGCGAGGCCGGCCGCCGGGTGCCCGAGGACGTCGCGGTGATCGGCTTCGACGACGCCCCGATCGCGCGTCAGGCCGAGCCGCCGCTGACCACCGTGTTCCAGCCGGTCGAGGAGATGGGCCGGCAGATGGCCCGGCTGCTGGTCTCCCGCATCCGCGGCGAGGAGGTCCCCTCGCCGCACGTGCTGCTGGACACCGAGCTCATCCACCGCGCCTCCGCCTGACCCGCCCGTCCAGCAGGGAGCCGGTCAGGACCAGCGGCGCAGTTCCCGGCGGGCCAGCGAGGCGCGGTGCACCTCGTCCGGGCCGTCGGCCAGGCGCAGCGTGCGGGCCGCCGCCCACAGTTCGGCCAGCGGGGTGTCCTGGCTGACACCGGCCCCGCCGTGCGCCTGGATCGCCTTGTCGATCACCCACTCGGCCATCAGCGGCGTGGCGATCTTGATGGCCTGGATCTCGGTGTGCGCGCCCTTGTTGCCGACGGTGTCCATCAGCCACGCGGTCTTGAGCACCAGCAGGCGGGCCTGCTCGATGCGGACCCGCGACTCGGCGATCCACTCCCGCACCACGCCCTGCTCGGCGAGCGGACGGCCGAACGCCACCCGGTCGAGCACGCGCCGGCAGAGCAGCTCCAGGGCCCGCTCGGCCATGCCGACCAGGCGCATGCAGTGGTGGATGCGGCCGGGGCCGAGCCGGGCCTGCGCGATGGCGAACCCGGTGCCCTCCTCGCCGACCAGGTTCTCCACCGGCACCCGCACGTCGGTGAAGTCGATCTCGGCGTGCCCGCCGTGCGGGGCGTCGCTGTAGCCGAAGACACGCATCCCGCGTCGTACCGTCACGCCGGGGGTGTCCCGGGGCACCAGGATCATGCTCTGCTGGCGGTGCCGGTCGGCGTCCGGGTCGGTCTTGCCCATCACGATGAAGATCTCGCAGCGCGGGTCCATCGCCCCGGACGACCACCACTTACGGCCGTTGATCACGTAGTGGTCGCCGTCGCGGGTGATCCGGGTGCCGATGTTCGTCGCGTCGGAGGAGGCCACCTCCGGCTCGGTCATGCAGAACGCGGACCGGATCTCCCCGGCCAGCAGCGGCATGAGCCACTGCTTGCGCTGCGCCTCGGAGCCGAACTCGGCCAGCAGCTCCATGTTGCCGGTGTCCGGCGCGGCGCAGTTGAGCGCCTCCGGGGCCAGGTGCGGGCTGCGGCCGGTCAGCTCGGCCAGCGGCGCGTACTGCAGGTTGGTCAGGCCGGCGCCGTAGCGGGCGTCGGGCAGGAAGAGGTTCCACAGCCCGCGCTCACGCGCCTGCGCCTTCAGCTCCGCCATCACCGGCGGGCGGGCCCACGGGTCGCCGGCCGCGAGCACCTGCTCGTGGTGCACCGGCTCGGCCGGGTACACGCACTCGGTGAGGAACGCCTCCAGCCGTTGCCGCAGCTCGACCGTCCGGTCGTCGTACGCGAACTCCATCTAGTTCTCCCTCACCGCGCGCAGCCCGTGCGCCACGAGTGGCGCCACCATGTCACCGATCCGGTCGAAACCCTCGCCCAGCGTCTGCCCGAGCGTGTGCCGGTAGTGGATGCCCTCGCAGATCACCGCCAGCTTGAAACAGCCGAGCGCCACGTGCCAGTGCAGCGGCCCGACGTCGACGCCGGCGCGCCCGGCGTACCGCTCGATCAGCTCGGCGCCGATGGGGAAACCGGCGCGCGGGCCGATGCCGTCGGCCACCGGGTTGCCCTCGCCGTGGTCGCTGTCGCCCAGGACGTCCCAGTACGTCAGCAGCAGCCCGAGGTCGGCCAGCGGGTCGCCGAGCGTGGCCATCTCCCAGTCGAGCACCGCCCGCACCGCCACCGGGTCGACGGTGGCGAGCAGGTTGTCCAGCCGGTAGTCGCCGTGCACGATCCGGCCCGCGTTCGCGCCCTCGGGCACGCTCGCGGCCAGCGCGTCGCGCAGCTCGTCGATGCCGGGCAGCGGCCGGCTGCGGGAGCGGTCGAGCTGGCCGGCCCAGCGGCGTACCTGCCGGCCCAGGTAGCCGTCGGGGCGGCCGAAGTCGGCCAGGCCCACCTCGGCCGGCTCGACCCGGTGCAGCGTGGCGAGCGTGTCCATCATCGCCATCGCGAGGTCGCGCCGCTGCGCCGGCGTCAGCGCGTCGGTCTGCTCCCGCCGCCGGTAGACCTCGCCGTCGACCTTCGCCATCAGGTAGAACGGCGCGCCGATGACGCTCTCGTCGGCGCAGAGCAGCAGCGCCTCCGGCACCGGTACGCCGGTCGGCGCGAGCGCCGAGATCACCCGGTGCTCCCGGGCCATGTCGTGCGCGGTGGCCAGCACGTGCCCGAGCGGCGGCCGGCGCAGCACCACCTCGCGGTCGCCGGCGCGCAGCAGGTAGGTCAGGTTGGACTTGCCGCCGGCGATCAGCCGCGCCGACAGCGGGCCGGTCAGGCCCGGCCGGTGCGCGGCCAGGTAGGCGGTGAGCCGGTCGAGGTCGAGCCCGCGGGGTGCCGAGCCGGCCGAGAACCGGGCGACGGCGGCCGGATCGGTCATCCGAATAGTTGATGGCAGCTCAGCTTTGTTGTCAAGGTCAGGCTTTCCCGGCGGGACATGCCGCTGCAACAGGGGCGAAATGGTCAACCGGCAGGCTGGGCCCCAGCCTGTCGGCCGCCCGGCCGGCCCGCCGAGCGGAGGGGATCAGACATGCTGCTGAGAGTTCGGGTGACCCTGCCGGACCGACCGGGCACGCTCGGCCAGGTGGCCCGGACACTCGGCGTCTCCGGTGCCGACATCGTGCAGGTGGTGGTCCTGGAGCGGCTCGGCGGCCGGGCGGTGGACGACTTCACAGTGGTGTGGCCGGGCGCGGCGCGGGTGGAGCGGATGCTCGCCGGGCTGGCCGCGATCCCCGGCGTGCGGGTGGACGGCGTGTGGCGGGCGATCGGCGCGCCCACCACCACCGGGCAGGACGCGGAGCTGCTCGCCCAGGTGGCCGCCAACCCGGCCGACGGGGTGGCCACGCTCGTCGACGCGGCCCCCGGGCTGCTCGCCGCCGACTGGGCGGTGGCCGCCGTCGTACCCCTGGACTGGGCCTCGCGCAGCGGCGAGGCGGGCGTCGCCGCGATCGGCCACGCGAGCTGGCGGGCGCCGACGCCGCCGCGGCTGCCCGAGGTGACCCCGCTGCGGGCGCGGTCCATCAC
This genomic window contains:
- a CDS encoding carbohydrate ABC transporter permease, translated to MIGLIFGVLLSLFPFYWMIVIASRTNDAANSWPPPFLPGGKLGENIERVLANSDANILKGLMNSFLVSGTITVATVFFGSLAGFAFAKLRFRGKNALLLIILTSMMVPIQLGVLPLYILMAKLDWLNTMPSVTVPFLIGGFGIFMMRQYAEQAVPNELIEAARVDGCSTWRVYWHVVAPALRPAAAVLGLLTFMEQWNQFFWPFVVLADPSNPTVQISLRSLNTAYFADNSQIFAGTLIATLPLFVVFVLFGRQIIGGIMEGAVKS
- a CDS encoding GH1 family beta-glucosidase, which encodes MSNPASPPAVGLLDAGPALTFPPDFLWGAATAAYQIEGAAAEGGRAPSIWDTFSHTEGRTVAGHTGDVACDHYHRMPDDVRLMADLGLRSYRFSVSWPRVQPGGTGGVNQEGMDFYRRLIDELLGHGIEPWLTLYHWDLPQPLEDAGGWPARDTAGRFAEYAHLVAEALGDRVKYFTTLNEPWCSAFLGYGSGVHAPGRSDGADALRAGHHLMLGHGLAVQAVRAVRPDTQLGITVNLYPVTPATGSEADADAARRIDALANRFFLDPVLRGAYPADLVADVRGLTDMGHVRDGDLATIATPLDMVGINYYSRHVVAAPVEGAEPEPYWRAPSCWPASEDVRFVTRGVPVTDMNWEIDAPGLVETLERVHREYTDLPLYVTENGSAFVDELVDGRVDDPDRLAYFAAHLRAAHAAIEAGVPLKGYFAWSLMDNFEWAWGYTKRFGMVYVDYDSQARIVKSSARWYADVIRRNGLPAQ
- a CDS encoding phosphotransferase family protein; this translates as MTDPAAVARFSAGSAPRGLDLDRLTAYLAAHRPGLTGPLSARLIAGGKSNLTYLLRAGDREVVLRRPPLGHVLATAHDMAREHRVISALAPTGVPVPEALLLCADESVIGAPFYLMAKVDGEVYRRREQTDALTPAQRRDLAMAMMDTLATLHRVEPAEVGLADFGRPDGYLGRQVRRWAGQLDRSRSRPLPGIDELRDALAASVPEGANAGRIVHGDYRLDNLLATVDPVAVRAVLDWEMATLGDPLADLGLLLTYWDVLGDSDHGEGNPVADGIGPRAGFPIGAELIERYAGRAGVDVGPLHWHVALGCFKLAVICEGIHYRHTLGQTLGEGFDRIGDMVAPLVAHGLRAVREN
- a CDS encoding acyl-CoA dehydrogenase family protein; this translates as MEFAYDDRTVELRQRLEAFLTECVYPAEPVHHEQVLAAGDPWARPPVMAELKAQARERGLWNLFLPDARYGAGLTNLQYAPLAELTGRSPHLAPEALNCAAPDTGNMELLAEFGSEAQRKQWLMPLLAGEIRSAFCMTEPEVASSDATNIGTRITRDGDHYVINGRKWWSSGAMDPRCEIFIVMGKTDPDADRHRQQSMILVPRDTPGVTVRRGMRVFGYSDAPHGGHAEIDFTDVRVPVENLVGEEGTGFAIAQARLGPGRIHHCMRLVGMAERALELLCRRVLDRVAFGRPLAEQGVVREWIAESRVRIEQARLLVLKTAWLMDTVGNKGAHTEIQAIKIATPLMAEWVIDKAIQAHGGAGVSQDTPLAELWAAARTLRLADGPDEVHRASLARRELRRWS
- a CDS encoding LacI family DNA-binding transcriptional regulator, whose translation is MTTQRTRSLGRPTLDAVAARAGVGRGTVSRVVNGSPQVSPEARAAVQQAIAELGYVPNRAARALVTQRTDSVALVVSESGERVFTEPFFAAIVRGVSSGLVETPMQLWLAMVQSPIERERVEHHLTNQHVDGVLLLSLHDADPLPTLLEERGLPTVLGGRPARMLHPNAQPAWFVDMDNVGGARQAVEHLFRNGRRRVATIAGPQDMGAGLARLSGYQEAVRAAGGRVDPGLIAFGDFSEGSGTAAMRRLLDVCPELDAVFVASDLMAFGALRALREAGRRVPEDVAVIGFDDAPIARQAEPPLTTVFQPVEEMGRQMARLLVSRIRGEEVPSPHVLLDTELIHRASA
- a CDS encoding amino acid-binding protein, whose product is MLLRVRVTLPDRPGTLGQVARTLGVSGADIVQVVVLERLGGRAVDDFTVVWPGAARVERMLAGLAAIPGVRVDGVWRAIGAPTTTGQDAELLAQVAANPADGVATLVDAAPGLLAADWAVAAVVPLDWASRSGEAGVAAIGHASWRAPTPPRLPEVTPLRARSITSPEGHHYAVAPFGRAGLVLVVARDHSEPLAAAGFHSTEVDRLAQIVRASAVILGDRLDLVGAPPVTTVT